CTACCAGGTGAGCACAGACAGATGCACATGCTTAATATGTGACCAAAAACCTGAGGTAATCTCTTCCTCTCTAAAACACTCCTCCAATATTGAGGACagattttgttgattttctgaGGCTAATTTGCAGTGTGGGCAGTTATTTTCAATGTTGGAGTTTTGACCTGTCCACTGAAGAGGACATATAATGTTGATTATTGAAAATACAATTGGagctcttccttttctctcaaCTGAGCTGTGAGTGATCAAATTCCACCATCGCATGCCAGATGTCCCATACGTCCACAGGTGGTGGAGAAATCTAGCGCTCGCTCAGATCACTTTATGCTGAAAAGTTATTAAGGAATTACAGTGTTTATTGTCCGTAATTAAACCCACCTGCAGGATGAAAGTGACAGGCTTCGAGAGTAGCGTGCAGAGTATCGGGAACTCTCCGAGGATCTGCTCCGGCTCCTGCTGCTGAACGGCCGGGTTTTCGGCCGCCGTCGAGATGACGCGCTCGTCTTCCGAGAACAGGTCTTTGGAGGCCTCACAACGTCCACATGACACCCCAAACTTATCTGCTCCCTGTAAAatcaaaacaaggaaaacaggcTGTTTTTAAGCAACACTTcataaaatgaatatttcaaaagATAAACAGCCTGAACTTTCCCAGGGAAGCACATTACCTCTTGCCGTTTCCACTGAAAAGGGTTCCAGACAAGCTGTGGTCCTTGTAAGGTTTGCATAAGGAAGTATAGCTGGTCACGGAGTTGCCTGAATCGGAGGCATTGTCTCTGTCGGTGAACTTCAGCTTCTCTGGAGAGGCCAGACCTTGACAAACGTTTCTCTTGTTGTCAGTGACACTCGCCTGAGAAACACCAGCTTTGCTCGATGGCGGAGATGACGTGTCATTCCCAGAATCGTAATCATGTGGACCGTCTGTCTGGATTGATAAAGGCTGAGACCCTTTTTCATGTAAGAGCTCGCTCCCaggttttgaaaacaaaatctgcaaAGAGACAAACAGGTTGCAGCTTAAAACTAAGTGTGTGCTTACAACTACAACCTGTTACCTGCTTTGATGCACTGTGCATACTCTAGTACAAAAGGCGCTTATTTccgtgaaaacacaaagaggagatttcttttcttttttttttctctctggacaGAAAACTTTGAAAGATAGAGACATCATGCAAATTTAAAGCATGCGATATAAACCTCAAAAGAAAGTCAACTAAAGTCAAAGAAATCAACAAGGAACATATCCAAAAATCTATTTGTCTAAACAATACTATCTGAACAACAgaaagagcagagaagaaaggaaaaactATACGTGGATAAATCTACCAATCAAGTCTACTTGGAGTGAAGAGGAAAAGTAAACAATAGCCCCATTGAAAAAAGCCTCATTTAAAGAACATTGAACAAACAGCACAAAATGGGTATTATGTTGAAAAGAAAAGGATTGCAGACAAAGAGAGATCCCATCAGTCTAACTAAGAAAGCCCTCAGTATAGGACAGATGactgtgatctttttttttttcctgtgaaaaGTATACAATTAGCCGGCACCGACCTACAAGTAAATCCCTAAATCTGCGGATAGCATCCACTTACCAATCAAGATTTCCTCCTTAAGTAGGTAAGGTGTAAGAAAAAGGGAAGAGCGGGCAACATAAGTGCATCATTAGAGTCGTaaatagcaaagaaaaagacaataaCCCTCTCTTCAAACCCAGAGCCAGTTAGACCTGCATTGGCATgttcccttttctttcctttatgGTGCATTggtttgggtttgtttgttttttggggagCAAGAGGACTTCATATGTGTGAATTCAACTGCACGCTGGATTTggacaggtttgtttttttgttgttgtactgcAAACACTTCAGATGGTAAAAGGTACTGACTTTCTAAGGAACAGAGCAGACAAATCTTAAGGAATTATATCTCTTTACTTGTTGAACGTGACACACTCTGAGGTTAATCCAGTCTGTCCTTTCAAAGATTCTCTAGCATCTATTCAAACGGCCGACACGACAGACCGACCCCTGGGGGGGAATTAAACAAATCTGTGTGCTTCTACTTTCCTCTGTACGTTCGCATCTGCCCATAATCTGTGTGTATTCAGGGGTGAAAGATTTCACTGACGGAAACATTCTTCACTGTCTCCTCAAGATATTTGGCCTCTGCCTTCGAATAAATATTTCATCTGTGCTGTGCCAATGATTCCTGCgcactttcctttccttttgttacaaccacaaaatacattttcagaaAAGTCAACATATTTTAgaaactcacacacatttatgttgaTTATTAAACTgaagtggggtttttttctgcCCTGTCATACCTACCTTTTTTtgggggaggtgggggtggggagaGAAACGTTAATAAAAAATCATTCttcattaaattatttaaataaatgcaaacaccAGTGAACAATGCTGATACAGTAAAGCTGACCCCTCAGTAACCAACCGTTCAGTGAAAGTCTTTGGGAAACTGAATGTCAGACATAATTCAAAATATAGATTAATTTATTGAATTTCAATTAAAACCCCTGTGGTGTGtaattaaaaacatctgtctgtgCAATTAGCATAATTTAATGATTGCTGGGGAGAAATTAAATACTTTCTATGCTCCAATAAACATGAGACAACGATTTTAAAGCCATAGCTGTGTTTATGAGGCTCTTTGGGAGAATATCAcgtagggggaaaaaagaaaatcaacctgcattaaataaaaaaaataaaaaattaatgtCTATTGCTTAGAAGTTGTCAGTCACACATTAAACAAGTTCAGCTTCATATCAATTCTGCaatctgtgtgtatttaaaatgaacagTCGGACAAGGTGCACTCGAGTAGGATTTACCTTTGTAAacacaaaggtaaaaaaaaaaagaaaaacgatgacgcttgtttttttctcctcagggacaaatggacaaataaaatccaataataaatacacagtCCATGTAAATGTCATCTTCAGTTTTATCTTATATTGTGCATGCCTTATAAAATTGTTGTTGATCTTGAAGTTATATGAAGTaattacaaatgtattattctAATTCAAAACATTGGACGGCTTTAAGAGCGGAAACTAAACGTGTGCTAAGAAACTGATCTCGAAAATAAAGGTTGTTGATGGTGTTATTTTCAACACATGGGAAAATacgatttaaaaacactgtattcACACTGCTGTTATTAAGACAATGTGTTGCTATTATTACGTGGAGTAGTCACCACCAAGCGCTGGGagatgtttatatataaaaaagaaagaaacaaaagacaatgaACAAAATTAATGCAAAACAAAAGGATTCATTAAATGAACTCAAAATCAGAACATTGACaagtcattttgtaaaaaataaatcccCACGTGAACTAATGGCTTTAGACGTACTCCTGTCATCAATGTCATTATCAAAGCACCAAGATGATTTTACTTTGGTAGCATCGTCATCGAGGAGTACTTACGGTGCTGGTTGAGAGGATGGAGCGATATTTTGGAGCCGTTTTACACACTGATTTGGTTGCTGCTGGTCTCCTCTTCATGTCCGCGTGACTGAGCACTCCATTGGTTTTGTCTCCTACAGCTGCAGAGCCTCCTAAATCCTGATGTGCCACGGATTTCTGCAGATAGTatctatagaaaaaaaaaatctccactTAGTTCCCATGACATGTAGCAGCACACAATAATGTGAGTGAATTTACATGAGCATCATCTtctgctattgttttttttggcaccaTTTAAAAATTCTACCTCTTAACCTGAGTACTTCTGAACCATTTAATTTTTGATCGTATTGCTGAAACATTATTTCAGGAGATACAGGACAgtattttaagaatattttgAATAGTGGACCTCAAACTTAATCTTGATTAAATGCAAaactctgatgatgatgatgaattatGATTCCACAATCAATCATCACCACTGAGAGCATACACTTGTCAGCTGTTCAGTGTAATAAAGGAAAGCATATTATCTCACGTCCAGAATTTTCCACTGTATCTTTTTAATTGAGTGCATTGATCTGTGAATTGAATTTGGGGGCCATTCCTTGTGAAGCACTGATAACAGCTGGCCAATGCCTCAGATCAGGAAGTCACCTCTGCCTTATCAGTCATCACTGTGGCGTGACGAGGAACTCGGCAGACACCTCGGACTGATAAGATAAACTGAGGCGGGAGTGACGtggggatggagggatgagtTTCTTACCTGTCCTCTGTGTAAGAGTAGCAGGACGAACTGTGCGACTCTGACCTCCGATAGCGACGTCTCCGCCGCGAGTGAGTCCGCGAACTACAGGAGGTGatgaggagagcagagggagagggcATAAGGAGCAATGAGTATTGTGATGTGTCAACTGATGGATATTTATATGCCAGTGTTTCTTAAGCAGAACCTTCACATCCAGTCTTTTTAGCTGACAATCAGTTCAGCACTATTCTTAAACTTGCTGGGCCTAATTCTGGCAGTTTGAGCACCGactatatttaaattttaaggGTCGTACCTTCtgctgtctgtgtttgcagagaGACGTGTGTGCTTACAGTACATGGCATTAATATGAAAATGCAAGTGATTTCAgtagcagcatcagcagcattcTTAACTATTTGTATGAAACAAAATATGTAGTAGGCGGCACGGTTAATGATTTAGTAGACCACTGCATAGATACACTTAGCAGGTACTTGATAAAAAACTACTTAAAGTAGTTAAGTTACTTTTACCTAAATACATATTTGcagattcatttgtttttaaattcttaacTAATATATTTCAGTTCCTCCACCACTGGTTGCACACTTCTCACAGTTCTCCCACTCACCAAAGTCAGTGACCTCTCAACATAAACTATTCTGTTAAATGAAAGTTCATCAGTGTTGCATGAATTGCTAATGTTCAATACCGGGTAAAAATATCAGCCTCTGGAATATTTATTCTACTATAGTAAGCTGTAAACTACAACATCATGTGTGAGGCGGACACCCACGCTGGATTAAAAATTAGACTTAAAACGTTCCTTTTCAAACTGGCTAATGTtgaaccatctcttagttatgctgcgaTAGGCCTAGACTCCTGGGAGAACTTGTGTGGtgcgctcacactcactctctcacactcagggtacaCATATGATtttattacatgacattaactGTGGTCGTTTTCTCTGTAGTGTGTGCCTTtctttcctgtcctctctctctctgtccacatgTTGCAGACGATCCCTgtgctgcaggatccagatcctttattacatgacattaaccGTGGTCTTTCTCGTCCGTAGTGTGTGCCTTTCTTTcctgtcccctctctctctgtccacatgTTGCAGACAATCCCTgtgctgcaggatccagatccttTATTATATGACATTAACCGTGGTCTTTTCTCCGTAGTGtgcctttccttcctgtcccctctctctgtccacatGTTGCAGACGATCCCTgtgctgcaggatccagatccttTATTATATGACATTAACCGTGGTCTTTCTCGTCCGTAGTGTGTGCCTTTCTTTcctgtcccctctctctctgtccacatgTTGCAGACAATCCCTgtgctgcaggatccagatcctttattacatgacattaaccGTGGTCTTTTTCTCCGTAGTGTGTGCCTTTCCTGGGCTGCAGGATCTAGATCCAGTagtattatctttttttaacaacaatctatacatgtatacattacattgtagtactataaacatgtcataaccaaatcagaactgtcctgtcttAACCTACAActgctcctggtctctacctctcctccttctttccctcccccacctctcctctgtcccccaaaCGGTTGAGGCGGACgctgcacatctttgaatcTGGCTCTGACAGagatttatgttattttttctctccactgatgcttagtgctttgctcattgtgtggattgttgggtttctcttctcttaaatacattttgtaaagggttctgccttactatgtacagtccCTTGAGAtattgtatgttgtgatttggcactttacaaataaaactgaattgaattgaattaataggacaaagcaaaaatgtgttGATGCTGCAGCAATTGTTGTAGAAATGTggttatttaaagaaatgtagtCATACGTTCAGACACATTATCGATAATAGATGGGAAgcacttttttaacaaggtaaGGTAACAactccatttcatttcattggtGATTTGTATAAAGCGAGGAACCTTTCCTGTGTGGTCAGGTGTTTCACCcggaagaagaaaacagtctTTGACTGCTGATGCTGCAGGAAAGTTGAAGGGCTTTATGTTGTAAGTAAATGGACTCAAAGAcgctttgtgaataaaataaataaacttggGGTTTACATTCTAAGATGCATGTATCAAATAGGCTCTTTTTCAAGCATTGTGGCTCTGTCCCTCCTCTGTTCTGAAATACGGGAAGTGTGTTCGAGGAGAACAAACGCGCTGAGAGTATCTCAAAGGatcaaaataaagcagaaatcTATAATCACGTTAAAGTAAACAGCGACTGAACTTGGATCTGTGTTTACAAACATCTGCCAACTACTCCAAAGTCAAATCTTATAATGTTGCAAGATCACAGCATGAAATTGGTTTCTCTTTCCCTTTCACccctttttctttcccttctctGATTCCTATTTCTGGAGCTTTCAAACCATTTTTACTCCCAGCAAGGGTTTTTTCATGcttcacaaaaaagaagaagcaagaaataaatacaagctGCATGTTTCTGAATTCACACCTCGCGCCCTTTACATTAGAGCaatcctctctttcttcctaAGCAATGGGTTGCCCTGAAAAGGATGAATGGGCTTAACACGGTGAAGGGGAAAAAGTTATAGAGTTTTTGAAAGGACATGATTCTGatgcaacaaacacagacagaccttTTTTTGTGCTTGCGCTCATCCTTCCTCTTATGTCTTAAACTTGAAGAGCTGGATGAGATGAAAGAGAATAGGAACATGAGCGAGGAGTGTTAACATTGGACATCACATGTGTCCAGGAAAGAACTGTTTCccttttaagtttattctttcAATGAAACTTTTACAGAGCCACAGTGACAAGACACACGTGTGAGAGTGCTCATACATACCTGTGCTTTGACTTCTTGGAGGTATATCTGGAAGAGTGGAAAAGAAACATGTGTTGGATACCCTAAAATAATACACGTTACACCaatgtttcttatttttgttatgGTAAACAAGAACTACCTATGTCGCTTGCTTTTCTTGgagcttttcttcttcttctttttcttcttcctcagtgGCGACAGGCTGCGGGAGGGAGACCTGGAGCAGGAGAACAAGATTGTATAGTGAGAATTGTTCTGTACACCCCCGTACAAAGATGTAATACGCCTCACTGCAGtcaccttttccttttcctcttgcGTTCtgactttctcttcttctttttccccttGGGCCGAATGTAGAGGTCCTCATCGTAGGAGTGGCTGCGGGTTGAGACAGCACACAGGACACTTacatatcattttttaaatcacatgatTTGAGATTTAAAATCtcaaaaaggtcacattttgtgAATAACAATATCTGCCCCTTTGGATTTTTTTATGCACTGTCCATTTGATGAATGTGAAAATCACAGTGCACTGACAAAGCTATAAAcgtgtaaatgtaaacatgattTCAAAGCTCCACTGCTATGTAAGTCATCTAAAGGAGCAACcactttcattttgtaaataaatcatcattataaataaatattgatcaTAACCACAATAACTGGCCAGTAATAATGTTGTTTAAGTGCTGTGTTGTTTACTTAACCAAACCACGAAGCCATGAAGAGTACTTAAAAAATGTCCTGGTAGAAATAAACCTAATTTAAATCAGGACACAGACCTTCACTGCTCTGTCGCAACATGAATGTTGTGAATGATCATGTTAGAAAGTAAGACGCTCAAAATATATATTAGTATGTTTTTGGATTCTGTGGCTTGATGTGGCTAAAGTACAGCAATATGAATATTTagataaacattttaaatccagtACATTCTGTATATGTTGTATCCAAAGCATCCAACGGACAAAATAGGACATCTAAAGCGGGGATTCACACTAGTATTTGGTGCAGACGTCAAATGAAACgttttttcattcactttgaatggcaCAGCATCAAACGTCgctgaactgcattgtgggacCATTGCGAGCGCCAGGCACTCAAATCATGTTATGCAAGTATTCCAGCACAGGCACTAGTCGATCAAAACAAATTTATGTATTTAGCTAAAAACACTAC
The DNA window shown above is from Solea senegalensis isolate Sse05_10M linkage group LG5, IFAPA_SoseM_1, whole genome shotgun sequence and carries:
- the srrm4 gene encoding serine/arginine repetitive matrix protein 4 isoform X2, which translates into the protein MKGKGRKHHSHRRVRRHSYDEDLYIRPKGKKKKRKSERKRKRKRSPSRSLSPLRKKKKKKKKSSKKSKRHRYTSKKSKHSSSSLRHKRKDERKHKKSSRTHSRRRRRYRRSESHSSSCYSYTEDRYYLQKSVAHQDLGGSAAVGDKTNGVLSHADMKRRPAATKSVCKTAPKYRSILSTSTILFSKPGSELLHEKGSQPLSIQTDGPHDYDSGNDTSSPPSSKAGVSQASVTDNKRNVCQGLASPEKLKFTDRDNASDSGNSVTSYTSLCKPYKDHSLSGTLFSGNGKREQISLGCHVDVVRPPKTCSRKTSASSRRRPKTRPFSSRSRSRSSESSRYSARYSRSLSLSSCSSYSPSCSADFRRRGSVASLSSRGSHSRHSTDRLRHRKRAGSYRETDVKYARKVSGKRQRRKSYSPMKKRRRDSPSHLEARRITSARKRPIPYFRPSPSTSMSSWSSLFTRSRSRSPIHSISRSRSRSRSRSRSRSRSTCYSSYRSYSRSSSFISIFGTRSRSRSCGSLNKRNKTRH
- the srrm4 gene encoding serine/arginine repetitive matrix protein 4 isoform X1 is translated as MQPPCSLQLTPSPSLGPQVSTASFQQLEEKQLFEKFWKGTFKAVATPRPESVIVASITAQRRVTNTETTACQPLKTDEGKAVDTRLDAVNRNGCMKGKGRKHHSHRRVRRHSYDEDLYIRPKGKKKKRKSERKRKRKRSPSRSLSPLRKKKKKKKKSSKKSKRHRYTSKKSKHSSSSLRHKRKDERKHKKSSRTHSRRRRRYRRSESHSSSCYSYTEDRYYLQKSVAHQDLGGSAAVGDKTNGVLSHADMKRRPAATKSVCKTAPKYRSILSTSTILFSKPGSELLHEKGSQPLSIQTDGPHDYDSGNDTSSPPSSKAGVSQASVTDNKRNVCQGLASPEKLKFTDRDNASDSGNSVTSYTSLCKPYKDHSLSGTLFSGNGKREQISLGCHVDVVRPPKTCSRKTSASSRRRPKTRPFSSRSRSRSSESSRYSARYSRSLSLSSCSSYSPSCSADFRRRGSVASLSSRGSHSRHSTDRLRHRKRAGSYRETDVKYARKVSGKRQRRKSYSPMKKRRRDSPSHLEARRITSARKRPIPYFRPSPSTSMSSWSSLFTRSRSRSPIHSISRSRSRSRSRSRSRSRSTCYSSYRSYSRSSSFISIFGTRSRSRSCGSLNKRNKTRH